TTACCATTAGTGCCGGAGTTTCTACAGAAATTCCCAGCGCCCACTCCAGTTATGAAGAACTGATTGCTATGGCTGATAAGTCACTCTATCAGGCGAAAGCAGATGGACGAAACTGCTTTAGACATTATAATCAGCAATTTTTAGTCATCAAACGTTCCCATTATTTTTCAAACAATCAACATTCTTCTGCTAAATGATCGAACTTATTGCAGGAAACATATTTAGACCTTCGATATGGTACGATGGAGAGCGATCTCATTTAGGAAATTAGAACCCCGATTTCTTAAAGAAACCGGGGTTCTGACACCTCAATTATTGTAATCCCTTGCAGTATTGCTAAGTTTTAAAAGTTTTGGGCGAATATAATTCGCGACGATACAAACGCTCGTCCGCCTGCGCGGACTAACGAGAAATTCAGGTTTTGAAACCCACGTAGGTGGGTTTCGCTTGTATAGTCGCGATTACGAACATCGCTAGAACTAGTAGAAATTTCGCGACGATACAAACGCTCGTCCGCCTGCGCGGACTAACGAGAAATTCAGGTTTTGAAACCCACGTAGGTGGGTTTCGCTTGTATAGCCGCGATTACGAACATCGCCAAGGCTGTATCAATTTCGCGACGATACAAACGCTCGTCCGCCTGCGCGGACTAACGAGAAATTCAGGTTTTGAAACCCACGTAGGTGGGTTTCGCTTGTATAGCCGCGATTACGAACATCGCCAAGGCTGTATCAATTTCGCGACGATACAAACGCTCGTCCGCCTGTACGGACTAACAAGAAATTCAGGTTTTGAAACCCACGTAGGTGGGTTTCGCTTGTATAGCCGCGATTACGAACATCGCCAAGGCTGTATTAATTGAGACTATACAAGCATCCTCTAAGACAGGCGAGACGCCTGTGCTACGCCACTAACTAACCAATTGTGAAGATAAAATTTGATTTCGTCCTGCTACCTTTGCCTTGTACAACTGAGTATCAGCAACTTGATAAAGTTCTTCCAAGTTAGTACCATCACAAGGGTACTCAGCAATACCCGCACTAAAGGTGACCTGAAACTTTCGCTCTTTAGTATCAGTAAACTCATGCTGACGAAAAGTGTCTAGGAATCTTGTCATTCGAGCAATACACTGTTGTTGGTTGATACCATACAAACCAATAGCAAACTCCTCTCCACCCCAACGAGCTACGGTATCTTCATCGCGAAAACAGCGCTTTAGTAATTCTGCCAACTGCTTCAGGACTTTATCTCCTGTATCGTGTCCGTAACAATCGTTGATAGATTTAAAGTGGTCTAAGTCTAAAAGTATAAAACACAAAGATTGTTTTTGGCGGTTTGCCAACCGTAGTAGGTGATTAAAATCTTGCACAGATTTACGACGATTGGTAAGACCCGTGAGCGTATCTATATCTGCTAAACTTTGTAAAATTTTGCTTCGCTCTAGTCGATTTAGTATACGGGCAATTAATTCTGATTCGATAATTGGTTTGTTTACGTAGTCATCAGCACCGGATGTAAAAACTCGTTGTAATGTGTCTGCATCATTATGTGCAGACAAAAACAGTATGGGTAGCTGACTCCAACGAGGATCGGCGCGTACAACTTGGCATAGATCTATGCCGCTAAAATTTGGCATTTCCCAATCTAAAATTAGCAAATCGGGAGCAAACTGTTCTAATGTATGCCAAAATTCTTGAGGATCGTCTAGCAGCGCTAATTGAAATCCCCAAGGTGACAGTAGTGTTCGTAAAAAGTCAAGAATTTGAGGATCGTCGTCTACAATCAGCAGCTTTGCTTCTGGAGTGTTCGATTGTTGCAACACTTGCATGACTGCATCCATGACTTCTGAGGGTGACACGGGTTTTTGCAGAAAACCTCTTCCTCCTAGTTTTGCCGCTTGAACTCGATCGCTAAAACTCTCACTTGCTGTAAACACCAGCACGGGTACAGGCGATTTGACAGCAGAAAGTTCTACTAACAGTTCAAACCCATTTTCTGAACAATTAGAAAAACTCAGATCTAACAAAATAATGTCTGGTTGAGTGTGGGCTAAAATTTCTCTAGCATGGGCTAAAGTCGTTGCTGTCTCTGTTTGTATTCCCCGAATCTTGGCTTCTGAGGTCAAAGCTGAGGCGAGTCCCTCATCATCATCGACAATTAAGAGGTGTACTGGTTGGTTTGCGATCGCTAGATTCGGGCTAGAGTATAGGTTATCCTTAGGTTGAATATCGACTGGTGATTGGCTTAATTCTTGCCACAACTTTTGAACCAGTCGAGAAAGATGCTTCACCTCAGCCTGCGTTGGTGTTTCCAAAGTTTTCAATGTTTGTTCAATTTCACGGCATATATGCGTCGCTTCTGTAAAG
This genomic interval from Scytonema hofmannii PCC 7110 contains the following:
- a CDS encoding response regulator; translated protein: MKILLVEDDAAAAQILKETLESKQYSVDCAADGETAWELAEAFAYNLILLDVVLPKLDGITFCQKLRAKGDRTPILLLTAQDSSTLQVAGLDAGADDYLMKPYQLDELLARIRAAVRRGDSTSLAALHWGKLCLEPNDCNVTYDGQRLHLTPKEYALLQLFLTNKQRVFSQNALLDHLWSFEDAPSTNAIRAHIKSLRQKLKQAGAVDLIETVHGMGYRLTSNMKTQQPQESQKTANTALNEVSSHSIESRLKAIWEKHQEKYCLRVKTIEQAVAALKTDTLSEVSQQAALREAHTLAGSLGSFGFTEATHICREIEQTLKTLETPTQAEVKHLSRLVQKLWQELSQSPVDIQPKDNLYSSPNLAIANQPVHLLIVDDDEGLASALTSEAKIRGIQTETATTLAHAREILAHTQPDIILLDLSFSNCSENGFELLVELSAVKSPVPVLVFTASESFSDRVQAAKLGGRGFLQKPVSPSEVMDAVMQVLQQSNTPEAKLLIVDDDPQILDFLRTLLSPWGFQLALLDDPQEFWHTLEQFAPDLLILDWEMPNFSGIDLCQVVRADPRWSQLPILFLSAHNDADTLQRVFTSGADDYVNKPIIESELIARILNRLERSKILQSLADIDTLTGLTNRRKSVQDFNHLLRLANRQKQSLCFILLDLDHFKSINDCYGHDTGDKVLKQLAELLKRCFRDEDTVARWGGEEFAIGLYGINQQQCIARMTRFLDTFRQHEFTDTKERKFQVTFSAGIAEYPCDGTNLEELYQVADTQLYKAKVAGRNQILSSQLVS